One Mesoplodon densirostris isolate mMesDen1 chromosome X, mMesDen1 primary haplotype, whole genome shotgun sequence genomic region harbors:
- the BEX5 gene encoding protein BEX5 isoform X1, producing the protein MVFTSVGAADLKATRGRLLLIPAGRRSRKKNLKMENVPKESRGEEQVPVQNEEARPLGGGEGQEPGGNIRGEWAPPAQDFREDMPNRLVNNIDIIDGDADDMERFMEEMRELRRKIRELQLRYSLRILIGDPPHHDHHDEFCLMP; encoded by the exons ATG GTCTTTACGTCCGTTGGTGCAGCAGATTTGAAGGCTACGAGAGGAAGACTGCTTCTGATTCCTGCAG GaagaagaagcaggaaaaaaaatctcaagatgGAAAATGTCCCCAAGGAAAGCAGAGGAGAGGAGCAGGTTCCAGTGCAGAATGAGGAAGCCCGCCCTTTGGGAGGTGGTGAAGGCCAAGAACCTGGGGGAAACATTAGAGGGGAATGGGCTCCACCTGCCCAGGATTTTAGAGAGGATATGCCCAATAGGCTTGTCAATAACATTGACATCATAGATGGAGATGCAGATGATATGGAAAGGTTCATGGAGGAGATGAGAGAGCTAAGGAGGAAAATTAGGGAGCTTCAGTTGAGGTACAGTCTGCGCATTCTTATTGGAGATCCTCCTCACCATGACCATCATGATGAATTTTGCCTTATGCCTTGA
- the BEX5 gene encoding protein BEX5 isoform X2: protein MENVPKESRGEEQVPVQNEEARPLGGGEGQEPGGNIRGEWAPPAQDFREDMPNRLVNNIDIIDGDADDMERFMEEMRELRRKIRELQLRYSLRILIGDPPHHDHHDEFCLMP, encoded by the coding sequence atgGAAAATGTCCCCAAGGAAAGCAGAGGAGAGGAGCAGGTTCCAGTGCAGAATGAGGAAGCCCGCCCTTTGGGAGGTGGTGAAGGCCAAGAACCTGGGGGAAACATTAGAGGGGAATGGGCTCCACCTGCCCAGGATTTTAGAGAGGATATGCCCAATAGGCTTGTCAATAACATTGACATCATAGATGGAGATGCAGATGATATGGAAAGGTTCATGGAGGAGATGAGAGAGCTAAGGAGGAAAATTAGGGAGCTTCAGTTGAGGTACAGTCTGCGCATTCTTATTGGAGATCCTCCTCACCATGACCATCATGATGAATTTTGCCTTATGCCTTGA
- the TCEAL2 gene encoding transcription elongation factor A protein-like 2 — protein MEKLCSENEGKPENQGKMENKEQPLDVGKPGVACTVEDKEKLENKGRTDFKGKAEDEEVLKDKEKPESEAKPKEGNPESQGKPVSEGKPKEGKPESEGKPVSEGKPVSEGKPKEEKPASEPRAAGKRPAGDDVPRKAKRKTNKGLAQCLKEYKEAIHDMHLSNEEMIREFDEMARVEDEVKKTRQKLGGFMWMQKSLQDPFHPRGPRELRGGCRATQRGFEDIPFV, from the coding sequence ATGGAAAAACTCTGCAGTGAAAATGAAGGAAAGCCTGAGAACCAAGGCAAGATGGAAAACAAAGAACAGCCACTGGATGTGGGAAAGCCGGGAGTAGCTTGTACTGTGGAAGACAAGGAAAAGTTAGAAAACAAGGGAAGGACTGATTTCAAGGGAAAGGCAGAAGATGAGGAAGTACTAAAGGATAAGGAAAAGCCAGAGAGTGAGGCAAagccaaaagaaggaaatccaGAGAGCCAAGGAAAGCCAGTGAGTGAGGGAaaaccaaaagaaggaaaaccagagAGTGAGGGAAAGCCAGTAAGTGAGGGAAAGCCAGTGAGCGAGggaaagccaaaagaagaaaagccagCCAGCGAACCAAGGGCTGCAGGAAAGCGCCCAGCTGGGGATGATGTACCCAGGAAGgccaaaagaaaaaccaacaagGGGCTGGCTCAGTGTCTCAAGGAATACAAGGAGGCCATACACGATATGCATTTGAGCAATGAAGAGATGATAAGAGAATTTGACGAGATGGCCAGGGTGGAGGATGAGGTGAAGAAAACCAGACAGAAACTGGGGGGGTTTATGTGGATGCAAAAAAGTTTACAGGACCCCTTCCACCCGAGGGGCCCAAGGGAACTCAGGGGTGGCTGCAGGGCCACACAAAGGGGCTTTGAAGACATTCCTTTTGTGTAA